One region of Deltaproteobacteria bacterium genomic DNA includes:
- a CDS encoding Fic family protein has product MSVRYIYQRQGWPKFTWNIEGIITKVSTIRLQQGRLVGRMLALGFPYADEASLDMVSDNIVKSSAIEGEHLDLSQVRSSVARQLGVEVAGLKESGRYVDGVVAMTLDATQMYDKPLTQDRLFGWHAALFPAPYSSTRRIKVAAWREDKNGPMQVISGVVGKEQVHFEAPPAKCVDSEMQRFLAWFNASGNLEPVIKAGMAHLWFVTIHPFDDGNGRIARAITDMCLAQSEQCSRRFYSLSNQFLNFRNDYYNELEHAQKGTLDISRWLEWFLEMLATAITGAEAKLSHVLLKGEFWHRFRNVPLNARQILVVNRLLDGFDGNLTTLKYSKLVKCSTDTALRDVTELIAFGLVRKKPAGGRSTAYELIMDKRT; this is encoded by the coding sequence ATGTCGGTACGGTACATTTATCAGCGTCAAGGTTGGCCAAAATTCACTTGGAATATTGAGGGCATAATTACTAAGGTCTCAACCATCCGCCTACAACAGGGGCGGCTTGTGGGGCGGATGCTTGCCTTGGGTTTCCCCTACGCGGACGAAGCTTCCTTAGATATGGTGTCAGACAATATTGTTAAGAGTAGCGCCATCGAAGGTGAACACTTGGACTTGAGCCAGGTACGTTCTTCGGTAGCACGCCAGCTCGGCGTTGAAGTTGCAGGATTAAAAGAATCCGGTCGGTACGTTGACGGCGTGGTTGCGATGACGCTCGATGCCACGCAGATGTATGATAAACCGCTCACGCAAGATCGCCTGTTCGGCTGGCATGCTGCGCTTTTTCCTGCCCCTTATTCCAGCACCCGACGCATCAAAGTGGCAGCCTGGCGCGAAGACAAAAATGGACCGATGCAGGTAATTTCTGGTGTTGTGGGCAAGGAGCAAGTGCATTTTGAAGCACCACCGGCGAAATGTGTCGACAGTGAAATGCAAAGGTTTTTGGCTTGGTTTAACGCTAGTGGCAATTTGGAACCTGTGATTAAGGCAGGTATGGCTCACCTGTGGTTTGTCACGATTCATCCCTTTGATGATGGCAACGGGCGCATTGCACGTGCCATCACAGATATGTGTTTGGCGCAGTCAGAGCAATGTTCGCGGCGATTTTATAGTCTATCCAATCAATTTCTCAATTTCCGCAACGATTACTACAACGAGCTCGAGCATGCACAAAAAGGGACACTGGATATTTCTCGTTGGCTCGAGTGGTTTCTTGAGATGCTGGCGACAGCAATAACCGGTGCGGAAGCTAAATTAAGCCACGTACTCCTGAAAGGTGAATTTTGGCACCGATTCCGTAATGTGCCGCTAAATGCTAGGCAGATTCTTGTGGTAAACCGACTTTTGGATGGTTTTGACGGCAATCTTACTACATTGAAGTATTCCAAACTTGTTAAGTGTTCGACTGACACGGCCTTGCGCGATGTGACGGAACTCATTGCATTTGGGTTGGTTAGAAAAAAGCCTGCCGGTGGACGTAGCACTGCATATGAACTAATCATGGATAAACGAACCTGA